One Primulina huaijiensis isolate GDHJ02 chromosome 5, ASM1229523v2, whole genome shotgun sequence DNA segment encodes these proteins:
- the LOC140977656 gene encoding uncharacterized protein: protein MVEKRRNEWTGEDKKKANLDNIAKDILYKTLDKNIFSKIKTCSTTKEIWEKLIQICEGNEQTKENKLSVAMQNFKNLKMKAGETLNEFDERFSSLVNELAALGKETTTEK from the coding sequence ATGGTTGAAAAACGAAGAAACGAATGGACTGGcgaagataaaaagaaagccaATCTTGACAACATCGCGAAGGACATTCTATATAAAACTCTTGATAAGAACATcttcagcaaaataaaaacGTGCTCTACCACAAAAGAAATCTGGGAAAAGCTCATTCAAAtatgtgaaggaaatgagcagacaAAGGAGAATAAACTGTCTGTAGCAATgcagaattttaaaaatctgaaaatgaAAGCTGGTGAAACTctgaatgagtttgatgaacgtttCAGCAGCTTGGTTAATGAACTAGCAGCTTTGGGTAAAGAGACAACAACAGAGAAATAG